One Thauera sp. K11 DNA window includes the following coding sequences:
- a CDS encoding complex I NDUFA9 subunit family protein: MKPNRVVLIGGSGFVGSAIANRLCEAGIDVLVPTRRRSRAGHLLLLPNTEVVEADVHDPAALEQLVAGAGAVVSLVGILHSRYGTPYGPDFARAHVELPKKIVAACRAAGVSRLVHVSALGADANGPSGYQRSKAAGEAAIRSTGADLAWTILRPSVIFGRDDRFVNLFAGLARAFPLLPLAGARTRFQPVHVEDVAEVVRRCLQDPGAAGQIFELAGPTVYTLRQLVEYVSAQVGCPRPIVPLPESLAMLQATLMELAPQPLMSRDNVRSMRVDNIAGGVPLPFGLHPTALEAVVPAWLGAQSTRARYYPFRRHARR, from the coding sequence ATGAAACCGAACCGTGTCGTCCTCATCGGTGGCTCCGGCTTCGTCGGCAGCGCCATCGCCAACCGCCTGTGCGAGGCCGGGATCGACGTCCTGGTCCCGACCCGCCGACGCAGCCGCGCCGGCCACCTGCTGCTGCTTCCCAACACCGAGGTCGTCGAGGCCGACGTGCATGACCCGGCCGCGCTCGAGCAACTCGTCGCCGGCGCCGGCGCGGTGGTGAGCCTGGTCGGCATCCTGCACTCGCGTTACGGCACGCCCTACGGCCCGGACTTCGCCAGGGCGCACGTCGAACTGCCGAAAAAGATCGTCGCCGCCTGCCGCGCCGCCGGGGTGAGCCGGCTGGTGCACGTCAGCGCGCTCGGCGCCGATGCCAACGGCCCGTCGGGCTACCAGCGCTCGAAGGCCGCCGGCGAGGCGGCGATCCGCTCCACCGGCGCCGACCTCGCGTGGACCATCCTGCGTCCGTCGGTGATCTTCGGCCGCGATGACCGCTTCGTGAACCTGTTCGCCGGCCTCGCCCGCGCCTTCCCCTTGCTGCCGCTGGCCGGCGCCCGGACGCGCTTCCAGCCGGTGCATGTGGAAGATGTCGCCGAGGTCGTCCGGCGCTGCCTGCAGGACCCGGGCGCTGCCGGCCAGATCTTCGAACTCGCCGGCCCCACCGTGTATACCCTGCGCCAGTTGGTGGAATACGTGTCGGCCCAGGTCGGCTGCCCGCGCCCGATCGTTCCGCTGCCGGAATCCCTGGCGATGCTGCAGGCCACGCTGATGGAGCTTGCGCCGCAACCGCTGATGAGCCGCGACAACGTGCGCTCCATGCGCGTCGACAACATCGCCGGCGGCGTGCCGCTGCCATTCGGGCTGCACCCGACGGCGCTCGAGGCGGTGGTGCCGGCCTGGCTGGGCGCGCAATCGACGCGCGCGCGCTACTATCCCTTCCGGCGCCACGCCCGCCGCTGA
- a CDS encoding glutathione S-transferase family protein yields the protein MKLIIGNKNYSSWSLRAWIAARAGGFTFEEIRIPLFIPGSRERILSHSPSGKVPCLIDHGLAVWDSLAIGEYLAEKTPQLLPQDAAARATARAVTAEMHSGFQNLRSKMPMNIRKDYAGHGHTPEVDADIARITAIWKDCRSGAGGVGGDYLFGGFSLADAAFAPVCFRFRTYGVKPEGTAGEYLATMLANPWMKEWETAALAETESIPSEDLYG from the coding sequence ATGAAGCTGATCATCGGCAACAAGAACTATTCCTCCTGGTCGCTGCGCGCCTGGATCGCCGCCCGCGCCGGCGGCTTCACCTTCGAGGAGATCCGCATCCCGCTGTTCATTCCGGGCAGCCGCGAGCGCATCCTGTCGCACTCGCCCTCGGGCAAGGTGCCCTGCCTGATCGATCATGGCCTGGCAGTATGGGACTCGCTGGCGATCGGCGAATACCTGGCCGAGAAGACACCGCAACTGCTGCCGCAGGATGCCGCGGCGCGCGCGACGGCGCGCGCGGTGACCGCCGAGATGCATTCCGGCTTCCAGAACCTGCGCAGCAAGATGCCGATGAACATCCGCAAGGACTACGCCGGCCACGGCCACACGCCCGAGGTCGATGCCGACATCGCGCGCATCACCGCGATCTGGAAGGACTGCAGGAGCGGCGCGGGAGGGGTCGGCGGCGACTACCTGTTCGGCGGTTTCAGCCTTGCCGATGCGGCCTTCGCCCCGGTGTGCTTCCGCTTCAGGACCTACGGGGTGAAGCCGGAGGGTACCGCCGGCGAGTATCTCGCCACCATGCTCGCGAATCCGTGGATGAAGGAGTGGGAGACGGCGGCGCTGGCGGAGACCGAATCCATCCCGTCCGAGGACCTGTACGGCTGA
- a CDS encoding multifunctional CCA addition/repair protein, with product MRAYIVGGAVRDALLGLPVKDRDWVVVGSSPEEMLAQGFRPVGKDFPVFLHPATGEEYALARTERKSGNGYAGFVCHAAPDVTLEEDLARRDLTINAIARDEDGTLIDPYGGVADLQARVFRHVSPAFAEDPLRILRVARFAARFTDFHVAPETLGLMRRMVAAGEVEHLVAERVWQEFARGLMEAHPSRMIGVLRECGALAHLLPEVERLFGVPQPAKHHPEIDTGVHVLMVIDQSAAMDLPLAARWACLLHDLGKADTPADVLPHHYGHEAKSAERAREVSDRLRAPTECRDLAIMLAREHGILGQADILRPETMVKVLERCDALRRPERFLLMLEAATADHLGRGGQDEAGRDWHPAQRWRAAVGAIRAVDAGAVAHACADKSRIPAAVHAARVAAVRALARPQPANPAGDGAGRDGFN from the coding sequence ATGCGGGCTTACATCGTCGGCGGCGCGGTCCGCGACGCGCTGCTCGGACTGCCGGTCAAGGACCGCGACTGGGTCGTGGTCGGCAGTTCGCCCGAGGAGATGCTGGCGCAGGGCTTCCGGCCGGTGGGCAAGGATTTCCCGGTATTCCTGCATCCGGCCACCGGCGAGGAGTACGCGCTGGCGCGGACCGAGCGCAAGAGCGGCAACGGCTACGCCGGCTTCGTCTGCCATGCCGCGCCAGACGTCACGCTGGAAGAAGACCTCGCGCGCCGCGACCTGACGATCAACGCCATCGCGCGCGACGAGGACGGCACGCTGATCGACCCCTACGGCGGCGTCGCCGACCTGCAGGCGCGCGTGTTCCGCCACGTGTCGCCAGCCTTCGCCGAGGACCCGCTGCGCATCCTGCGCGTCGCCCGTTTCGCCGCGCGCTTCACCGATTTCCACGTCGCGCCCGAGACGCTCGGGCTGATGCGCCGGATGGTCGCGGCAGGCGAGGTCGAGCACCTCGTCGCCGAACGCGTGTGGCAGGAGTTCGCGCGCGGGCTGATGGAAGCGCATCCGTCGCGCATGATCGGCGTGCTGCGCGAATGCGGCGCGCTCGCCCACCTCCTGCCGGAGGTGGAGAGGCTGTTCGGCGTTCCGCAGCCGGCGAAGCACCACCCGGAGATCGATACCGGCGTGCACGTGCTGATGGTCATCGACCAGTCCGCGGCCATGGACCTGCCCCTGGCCGCGCGCTGGGCCTGCCTGCTGCACGACCTGGGCAAGGCCGACACGCCCGCCGACGTGCTGCCGCACCACTACGGCCACGAGGCGAAGAGCGCCGAACGCGCGCGCGAGGTGTCGGACCGCCTGCGCGCCCCGACCGAATGCCGCGACCTCGCGATCATGCTCGCGCGCGAGCACGGCATCCTCGGCCAGGCGGACATCCTGCGGCCGGAAACCATGGTGAAGGTCCTCGAACGCTGCGACGCGCTGCGGCGTCCCGAGCGCTTCCTGCTGATGCTCGAAGCCGCCACCGCCGACCATCTGGGCCGCGGCGGGCAGGACGAAGCCGGCCGCGACTGGCATCCGGCGCAGCGCTGGCGGGCGGCGGTCGGCGCCATCCGCGCAGTCGATGCCGGCGCGGTGGCGCACGCCTGCGCCGACAAGTCAAGGATTCCCGCAGCCGTGCATGCGGCGCGGGTCGCCGCCGTGCGCGCACTTGCGCGGCCGCAGCCGGCAAACCCCGCCGGCGATGGGGCGGGCCGTGATGGATTCAACTGA
- a CDS encoding DUF2905 domain-containing protein has translation MLKWLLVVALLVLVTGLMQPGPAQRLRLGRLPGDVAFRFRGRAYHFPFTTTVLLSLIAWVILRSI, from the coding sequence ATGCTCAAGTGGCTGCTCGTCGTTGCGCTGCTGGTGCTGGTGACCGGCCTGATGCAGCCCGGCCCGGCGCAGCGCCTGAGGCTGGGCCGCCTGCCGGGCGACGTCGCGTTCCGCTTCCGCGGGCGAGCATACCATTTCCCCTTCACCACCACCGTGCTGCTCTCCTTGATTGCCTGGGTCATTCTGCGGTCGATCTGA
- a CDS encoding glutathione S-transferase family protein: MITLYTWGTPNGYKISIALEELGLEYDVRKINITRNEQFDPTFLALNPNNKIPVIVDGDGPDGNPITVFESGAILIYLAEKTGRLLPADVRARYETLQWLMFQMGSIGPMLGQAHHFLRFAPDVIPYAIDRYSKEAARLYGVLNGRLRSRDWLAGTEYSIADIATFPWIARHEWQGIDLARYPEVKRWFDAIAARPAVQRGLEVPR, translated from the coding sequence ATGATCACCCTCTATACCTGGGGCACCCCCAACGGGTACAAGATCTCCATTGCGCTCGAGGAACTCGGCCTCGAATACGACGTGCGCAAGATCAACATCACGCGCAACGAGCAGTTCGATCCCACCTTCCTCGCCCTGAATCCCAACAACAAGATCCCGGTGATCGTCGACGGCGACGGCCCCGACGGCAATCCGATCACGGTCTTCGAGTCCGGCGCCATCCTGATCTACCTCGCCGAGAAGACCGGCCGCCTGCTGCCCGCCGATGTGCGCGCGCGCTACGAGACGCTGCAGTGGCTGATGTTCCAGATGGGCAGCATCGGCCCGATGCTCGGACAGGCCCATCATTTCCTGCGCTTCGCCCCCGACGTCATCCCGTACGCGATCGACCGCTATTCCAAGGAAGCGGCCCGCCTGTACGGCGTACTCAACGGCCGCCTGCGCAGCCGCGACTGGCTGGCGGGGACGGAGTATTCGATCGCCGACATCGCCACCTTCCCGTGGATCGCCCGCCACGAATGGCAGGGCATCGACCTGGCCCGCTACCCTGAGGTCAAGCGCTGGTTCGACGCCATCGCCGCACGCCCGGCCGTGCAGCGCGGGCTGGAGGTCCCCCGATGA
- a CDS encoding alpha/beta hydrolase — protein sequence MNTSRFGDLEVICRAPAVGTHDHPLLFVHGAYVSAWCWDEHFLPWFAARGWAAYALSLSGHGPSRRRDHLDSYSIDDYVRDVAEVAARLPAPPILVGHSMGGLVVQKYLEHHDAPAIVLMASVPPQGLMGSAVGLMFKKPALLADLNNIMNGTEVDVSSLQDALFHQPVDAAALHRYYRLCQPESHRALWDMTLFNLPQPARMHRPPMLILGASHDHLIPPDQVHMTATTYGRQAEIVEGSGHGMMLERNWEQVAGRIAGWLAERDL from the coding sequence ATGAACACCAGCCGCTTCGGCGATCTCGAGGTCATCTGCCGCGCGCCGGCGGTTGGGACTCACGACCATCCCCTGCTCTTCGTCCACGGCGCCTATGTGTCGGCCTGGTGCTGGGACGAACACTTCCTGCCCTGGTTCGCCGCCCGCGGCTGGGCGGCCTATGCGCTGTCGCTGTCGGGACACGGCCCGAGCCGCCGGCGCGATCACCTCGATTCCTACTCCATCGACGACTACGTGCGCGACGTCGCCGAGGTCGCGGCGCGCCTTCCCGCCCCGCCCATCCTCGTCGGCCATTCCATGGGCGGCCTGGTGGTGCAGAAATACCTCGAGCACCACGACGCCCCCGCCATCGTGCTGATGGCATCGGTGCCGCCGCAGGGCCTGATGGGATCGGCGGTGGGGCTGATGTTCAAGAAGCCTGCGCTGCTGGCCGATCTGAACAACATCATGAACGGCACCGAGGTGGACGTCAGCAGCCTGCAGGACGCGCTGTTCCACCAGCCCGTCGACGCGGCGGCGCTGCACCGCTACTACCGCCTGTGCCAGCCCGAATCGCATCGCGCACTGTGGGACATGACGCTCTTCAACCTGCCGCAGCCGGCGCGCATGCACCGTCCGCCGATGCTGATCCTGGGGGCGTCCCACGACCACCTCATCCCGCCCGACCAGGTCCACATGACCGCGACGACCTACGGCCGCCAGGCGGAAATCGTCGAAGGCTCGGGCCACGGCATGATGCTGGAGCGGAACTGGGAACAGGTCGCCGGGCGCATCGCCGGCTGGCTTGCCGAGCGCGACCTCTGA
- a CDS encoding class I SAM-dependent methyltransferase translates to MSPLPTPSPDALDQSARLLRRIEAEIADAGGWIPFSRYMELALYAPGEGYYSGGARKFGPGGDFITAPELTPLFGQALAAQVEQIMRASEARIIEVGAGTGLLAADLLLELERRGALPERYDILELSGELRGRQFDTLAQKVPHLAARVGWLDELPEAFSGAVVANEVLDVMPVHLLASRPEGLFERGVAFAADVAGTKALRWADTPAGGAVAEAARALVLPRPQHGEYVTELNLASRAWVAAWADRLRQGALLLIDYGYPRAEYYLPSRSNGTLLCYYRHHAHGDPFLWPGLNDITAFVDFTAVAEAAFDAGLDVHGYTSQAQFLFNCGVLQCLERRGAREGADYIRAARAVQRLTAPQEMGELFKVLALGRGISGPLLGFVRGDRLHAL, encoded by the coding sequence ATGTCACCGCTGCCCACGCCTTCTCCCGATGCGCTCGACCAGAGCGCCCGCCTGCTTCGACGCATCGAGGCCGAGATCGCGGATGCGGGCGGCTGGATTCCGTTCTCGCGCTACATGGAACTCGCGCTCTATGCGCCCGGCGAAGGGTACTACAGCGGCGGGGCGCGGAAGTTCGGTCCCGGGGGCGATTTCATCACCGCGCCGGAACTGACGCCGCTGTTCGGCCAGGCGCTCGCGGCGCAGGTCGAGCAGATCATGCGCGCGAGCGAGGCCCGCATCATCGAGGTCGGCGCCGGCACCGGCCTGCTGGCGGCCGACCTGCTGCTGGAACTGGAACGGCGCGGCGCGCTGCCCGAGCGCTACGACATCCTCGAGCTGTCCGGCGAACTGCGCGGGCGCCAGTTCGACACGCTGGCGCAGAAGGTGCCGCACCTGGCTGCGCGGGTGGGCTGGCTGGACGAACTGCCCGAGGCGTTCTCGGGGGCGGTGGTCGCCAACGAGGTGCTGGACGTGATGCCGGTGCATCTGCTGGCGTCCCGCCCCGAGGGGCTGTTCGAGCGCGGCGTCGCGTTCGCCGCCGATGTGGCGGGGACGAAGGCGTTGCGCTGGGCGGACACGCCCGCCGGGGGCGCTGTGGCCGAGGCTGCGCGTGCCCTCGTCCTGCCGCGGCCGCAGCACGGCGAGTACGTCACCGAGCTGAACCTGGCCAGCCGCGCCTGGGTGGCCGCCTGGGCCGACCGCCTGCGGCAGGGCGCGCTGCTGCTGATCGACTATGGCTATCCGCGCGCCGAGTACTACCTGCCCTCGCGCTCGAACGGCACGCTGCTGTGCTACTACCGCCACCATGCCCACGGCGATCCCTTCCTGTGGCCCGGGCTCAACGACATCACCGCCTTCGTCGATTTCACCGCGGTGGCCGAGGCGGCCTTCGACGCCGGACTGGACGTGCACGGCTACACCAGCCAGGCGCAATTCCTGTTCAACTGCGGGGTGCTGCAGTGCCTTGAGCGGCGCGGCGCGCGCGAAGGTGCCGACTACATCCGCGCCGCGCGCGCGGTGCAGCGCCTGACGGCACCGCAGGAAATGGGCGAACTGTTCAAGGTGCTGGCGCTTGGCCGCGGCATCTCCGGGCCGCTGCTGGGATTCGTGCGCGGCGACCGTCTGCATGCGCTGTAG
- a CDS encoding toll/interleukin-1 receptor domain-containing protein: MKVFLSWSGDASREIATLLHEHLPRLLAGVEPFLSEHDIPSGTDWAKVLAAKLRESRFAIVCLSPDNVDSAWLLYEAGALTNHKAQRLCALLIGGLRKEDVPKPLSRFQHRAFSEAEFARLVKDIGGMLEPPPAAAQVDQALSAAWPQIQARYAEIHARHRLTPRPRKVETTFTRTVLRLPLADALLEALGAAVEGIRRQCVEHVRALSPGCGIRNDRVRANVFLPDYHVKGNAGHGFRLFMEPRLRRQMDRPEEFSIRFAPGQGVTATVFDECQQRIIGVREFELTDELRNVIHPDLKWIISTPVMSRDGTALGVLNIDILACELDKETVLEPLGDLIVRELESVQRRLDDQPRTLIRIEYGEL; the protein is encoded by the coding sequence ATGAAAGTGTTCCTCAGTTGGTCGGGCGATGCCAGCCGCGAAATCGCCACGCTGCTGCACGAGCACCTGCCCCGGCTGCTGGCGGGCGTCGAGCCCTTCTTGTCCGAGCACGACATTCCGTCCGGCACGGACTGGGCCAAGGTGCTGGCGGCCAAGCTGCGCGAGAGCCGGTTCGCGATCGTCTGCCTGTCGCCCGACAACGTCGACAGCGCCTGGCTACTGTACGAGGCGGGCGCGCTGACCAATCACAAGGCGCAGCGGCTCTGCGCGCTGCTCATCGGCGGCCTGCGCAAGGAGGACGTGCCCAAGCCACTGTCCCGCTTCCAGCATCGGGCCTTCTCCGAGGCCGAATTCGCGCGGCTGGTGAAGGACATCGGCGGCATGCTCGAACCGCCGCCCGCAGCGGCACAGGTCGACCAGGCGCTGTCGGCCGCATGGCCGCAGATACAGGCGAGATACGCCGAGATCCACGCCCGCCATCGGCTCACGCCGCGTCCGCGCAAGGTGGAGACGACGTTCACACGCACCGTGCTGCGGCTGCCGCTGGCGGATGCGCTGCTCGAGGCGCTCGGCGCCGCGGTCGAGGGCATCCGCAGGCAATGCGTCGAACATGTCCGGGCGTTGTCGCCCGGCTGTGGCATCCGCAACGACCGCGTGCGCGCCAACGTGTTCCTGCCCGACTACCATGTGAAGGGCAATGCCGGCCATGGCTTCCGGCTGTTCATGGAACCACGCCTGCGCCGCCAGATGGACCGCCCGGAGGAATTCTCCATCCGCTTCGCGCCGGGCCAGGGCGTGACGGCGACGGTTTTCGACGAATGCCAGCAGCGCATCATCGGCGTACGCGAGTTCGAACTGACCGACGAGTTGCGCAACGTCATCCATCCCGACCTGAAGTGGATCATCTCCACTCCGGTGATGAGCCGTGACGGCACCGCGCTGGGAGTACTGAACATCGACATCCTGGCATGCGAGTTGGACAAGGAAACGGTGCTCGAACCGCTGGGCGATCTGATCGTCCGGGAACTCGAAAGCGTGCAGCGCCGTCTGGACGATCAGCCGCGGACGCTGATCCGGATCGAGTATGGCGAGCTGTGA
- the cdd gene encoding cytidine deaminase → MTDGLTAFEHALARFPDEAADLLRTLPDRRGAIPAAEAERLGELLGTDRRSLMIALLPVAAAFAHPAISAFAVGAVAAGRTTPDGRAALYLGANFEVGGEFPTLSVHAEQAAAAHAWLAGETGLSALAASSPPCGHCRQFLYELEDAQALEILSASEEAPGYRTTTLARLLPDAFGPHILGIAGGFMANRGSAPRLVFDEARDAVREAALQAASASYAPYTGAFAGCALQTADGGIVVGRTVENAAHNPGLSAAQMAFSAFNAGPLRGDFTAIRRVVLVEHATMSSQAALAERCAHALAPWAAFECCRARLASMD, encoded by the coding sequence ATGACCGACGGCCTCACCGCATTCGAGCACGCCCTCGCCCGCTTCCCGGACGAGGCTGCAGACTTGCTGCGCACGCTGCCGGATCGCCGCGGTGCCATCCCGGCCGCGGAGGCGGAGCGGCTCGGCGAACTGCTCGGCACGGACCGCCGCAGCCTGATGATCGCGCTGCTGCCCGTCGCCGCCGCCTTCGCGCATCCGGCGATTTCCGCATTCGCGGTCGGCGCGGTGGCTGCCGGCCGTACCACGCCGGACGGCCGGGCCGCGCTCTATCTCGGCGCGAACTTCGAGGTCGGCGGCGAATTCCCCACGCTGTCGGTCCATGCCGAGCAGGCCGCCGCCGCCCATGCATGGCTGGCGGGCGAGACCGGCCTGTCGGCCCTGGCCGCCTCGTCCCCGCCCTGCGGGCATTGCCGCCAGTTCCTGTACGAACTGGAGGATGCGCAGGCGCTCGAGATCCTGAGCGCAAGTGAGGAAGCGCCCGGCTACCGCACGACGACGCTCGCCAGGCTGCTGCCGGACGCCTTCGGCCCTCACATCCTCGGCATCGCCGGCGGCTTCATGGCGAACCGCGGCAGCGCGCCGCGGCTTGTGTTCGACGAAGCGCGGGATGCGGTGCGCGAAGCAGCGCTGCAGGCCGCCAGCGCAAGCTACGCCCCCTACACCGGCGCCTTCGCCGGCTGCGCATTGCAGACTGCGGACGGCGGGATCGTCGTCGGCCGCACGGTGGAGAATGCGGCGCACAACCCCGGCCTGTCGGCGGCGCAGATGGCGTTCTCCGCCTTCAACGCCGGCCCCCTGCGCGGCGATTTCACCGCGATTCGCCGCGTCGTGCTCGTCGAGCATGCCACCATGAGCTCCCAGGCGGCACTGGCGGAGCGCTGCGCGCACGCGCTGGCCCCTTGGGCGGCGTTCGAATGCTGCCGCGCCCGCCTGGCTTCCATGGACTGA
- a CDS encoding pteridine reductase, producing the protein MNDPAQAPVILVTGAARRVGAEIARNLHDAGAYVALHYHRSAEEAERLAAALAAARAGSAFTVGGDLGEDGVPEQVAQAVLDRFGRIDGLVNNASSFFPTEVGRIDRAAWDDLIGSNLKGPLFLSQALAPALRAARGAIVNIVDIHAEQPLRHYLLYSVAKSGLAGLTRALALELAPEVRVNGVSPGPIDWPEDGQFPPEERERIVAHTLLQRTGSPADIARTVRFLLFDAPYVTGQILAVDGGRSIRL; encoded by the coding sequence ATGAACGACCCGGCCCAAGCTCCCGTCATCCTCGTCACCGGCGCCGCGCGCCGCGTCGGCGCCGAGATCGCGCGCAACCTGCACGATGCCGGCGCGTACGTCGCGCTGCATTACCACCGCAGCGCGGAAGAGGCCGAACGGCTGGCGGCCGCGCTGGCCGCCGCGCGCGCCGGTTCGGCCTTCACCGTAGGCGGCGACCTGGGTGAGGACGGTGTGCCGGAACAGGTGGCGCAGGCCGTACTGGATCGCTTCGGCCGCATCGACGGCCTGGTCAACAACGCCTCCAGCTTCTTTCCCACCGAGGTCGGCCGCATCGACCGCGCCGCCTGGGACGATCTGATCGGCTCCAACCTGAAGGGGCCGCTGTTCCTGAGCCAGGCCCTGGCCCCCGCGCTGCGGGCTGCGCGCGGCGCCATCGTGAATATCGTCGACATCCATGCCGAACAGCCGCTGCGGCATTACCTGCTGTATTCGGTCGCCAAGTCCGGCCTGGCCGGCCTGACGCGTGCGCTGGCGCTGGAGCTGGCGCCCGAGGTGCGGGTCAACGGCGTGTCGCCGGGGCCGATCGACTGGCCCGAGGACGGCCAGTTCCCGCCCGAGGAACGCGAGCGCATCGTCGCCCACACCCTGCTGCAGCGCACCGGCAGCCCCGCCGACATCGCCCGCACCGTGCGCTTCCTGCTGTTCGACGCGCCCTACGTCACCGGCCAGATCCTCGCGGTGGACGGCGGGCGCAGCATCCGCCTGTGA
- the ttcA gene encoding tRNA 2-thiocytidine(32) synthetase TtcA, with protein sequence MTAALAPVQPADTATAGRHSNTFLRLKKKLERSVGEAIADYNMIGDGDTVLVCVSGGKDSYTLLSCLLALRERAPVDFRIVAMNLDQKQPGFPDHVLPAYFESIGVEYRIVTEDTYSIVKDKIPEGKTTCSLCSRLRRGIIYRTATEVGATRIALGHHRDDILETLFLNMFFGGKIKAMPPKLVSDDGRHVVIRPLAYCAENDIARFARAMEYPIIPCNLCGSQENAQRRQIKAMLQGWARDYPGRIESLATSLKNVVPSHLADARLFDFAGLTRQTQVEEGDTAFDPPELPRMGGETVRFFGISSGED encoded by the coding sequence GTGACCGCCGCCCTCGCTCCCGTCCAGCCCGCCGACACCGCCACCGCCGGCCGCCATTCCAACACCTTCCTGCGCCTGAAGAAGAAGCTCGAGCGCAGCGTGGGCGAGGCCATCGCCGACTACAACATGATCGGCGACGGCGATACCGTGCTGGTGTGCGTGTCGGGCGGCAAGGATTCCTACACGCTGCTGTCCTGCCTGCTCGCGCTGCGCGAGCGTGCGCCGGTCGATTTCCGCATCGTGGCGATGAACCTCGACCAGAAGCAGCCGGGCTTTCCCGACCACGTGCTGCCGGCCTACTTCGAATCGATCGGCGTCGAGTACCGCATCGTCACCGAGGACACCTATTCCATCGTCAAGGACAAGATCCCCGAGGGCAAGACCACCTGCTCGCTGTGCTCGCGCCTGCGCCGCGGCATCATCTACCGCACCGCCACCGAGGTCGGCGCCACCCGCATCGCGCTCGGCCACCATCGCGACGACATCCTCGAGACCCTGTTCCTGAACATGTTCTTCGGCGGCAAGATCAAGGCCATGCCGCCCAAGCTGGTCAGCGACGACGGCAGGCACGTGGTGATCCGCCCGCTCGCCTATTGCGCCGAAAACGACATCGCCCGCTTCGCCCGCGCGATGGAGTACCCCATCATCCCGTGCAACCTGTGCGGCTCGCAGGAAAACGCGCAGCGCAGGCAGATCAAGGCGATGCTGCAGGGCTGGGCGCGCGACTATCCCGGACGCATCGAATCGCTGGCCACCTCGCTGAAGAACGTCGTGCCCTCGCACCTGGCCGATGCCCGGCTGTTCGACTTCGCCGGCCTCACGCGGCAGACGCAGGTGGAAGAAGGCGACACCGCCTTCGATCCGCCCGAGCTTCCGCGCATGGGCGGTGAAACGGTACGCTTCTTCGGCATTTCTTCCGGCGAGGACTGA
- a CDS encoding FHA domain-containing protein: MPERKNLCVLAATLPSDARLAARLGADEAAHAVDRCMRRMERSIDGHGGSVVRHQAESIVATFERCDAGVLAACEMLERVRSLPPLSGSRQTVCIGLHYGVVEGDPAQGEGVDIALRLAALARPEQALASGQAIMLLTPAARHAASPQAIRSTEIDALEFPVHTVGQRVGMVTSLPPTSRLSQRLRLRHQQDVIFVEEQRPVLLLGRELGNDVVIMDPRASRQHARIERRREGFILIDESSNGTYISVDGAKETCVRHGELPLLGPGRLGCGFSAGEIERDLVFFDIV, translated from the coding sequence ATGCCCGAGCGCAAGAACCTGTGTGTCCTCGCCGCAACGCTTCCCAGCGATGCACGCCTTGCCGCGCGCCTGGGCGCGGACGAGGCCGCACATGCGGTGGACCGCTGCATGCGGCGCATGGAGCGGTCCATCGATGGACATGGCGGCAGCGTCGTCCGGCATCAGGCCGAATCGATCGTCGCCACGTTCGAGCGCTGTGACGCCGGCGTCCTCGCCGCCTGCGAGATGCTCGAGCGGGTACGCAGCCTGCCGCCGCTGAGCGGGAGCCGGCAGACCGTCTGCATCGGCCTGCACTACGGCGTGGTCGAAGGAGATCCGGCGCAGGGCGAAGGCGTGGACATCGCCCTGCGGCTGGCGGCGCTGGCCCGGCCGGAACAGGCCCTGGCCAGCGGGCAGGCCATCATGCTGCTGACGCCTGCCGCCCGGCACGCCGCCAGCCCGCAGGCAATCCGCAGCACCGAGATCGATGCGCTCGAGTTCCCCGTGCATACCGTCGGCCAGCGCGTGGGCATGGTCACTTCGCTGCCGCCGACCTCGCGGCTGTCGCAGCGCCTGCGGCTGCGCCACCAGCAGGACGTGATCTTCGTCGAGGAGCAGCGCCCCGTGCTGCTGCTCGGGCGCGAACTCGGCAACGACGTGGTCATCATGGACCCGCGCGCCTCGCGCCAGCACGCCCGCATCGAACGCCGGCGCGAGGGCTTCATCCTGATCGACGAAAGCTCCAACGGCACCTACATATCGGTCGACGGCGCCAAGGAAACCTGCGTCCGGCATGGCGAACTGCCGCTGCTCGGGCCGGGCCGCCTCGGCTGCGGCTTCTCCGCCGGCGAGATCGAACGCGACCTGGTGTTCTTCGACATCGTCTGA